One Streptomyces hundungensis DNA segment encodes these proteins:
- a CDS encoding iron-containing alcohol dehydrogenase family protein → MPVLTRLIPSPVVVDIRRGALDDLATVLADQRISVNGNLAIAVSGGSGQKLREQFAPVLPGAEWYAVDGGTIDAAVKLADQIRGKRYDAVVALGGGKIIDVTKYAAARVGLPMVAVATNLSHDGICSPISTLDNDNGRGSYGVPTPLAILIDLDVIREAPARFVRSGIGDAISNLSAIADWELSHRETGEHVDGLAAAMARSAGEAVLRHPGTVGDDDFLVTLSEGLVMSGIAMSISGDSRPSSGACHEISHAFDLLFPQRAASHGEQCGLGAAFAMHLRGAAEQSALMAEVLRRHALPVTVEELGFTVEEFVRAVEFAPQTRPGRYTILEHLDLSTDQIRDAYADYAKTIRS, encoded by the coding sequence GTGCCAGTACTGACGCGACTGATCCCCTCGCCCGTCGTCGTCGACATCCGTCGCGGCGCCCTCGACGACCTCGCGACCGTCCTCGCCGACCAGCGCATCTCCGTCAACGGCAATCTGGCGATCGCGGTCAGCGGGGGATCGGGGCAGAAGCTGCGCGAGCAGTTCGCCCCGGTCCTGCCGGGCGCCGAGTGGTACGCGGTCGACGGCGGCACCATCGACGCGGCGGTCAAGCTCGCCGACCAGATCCGCGGCAAGCGCTACGACGCGGTCGTGGCGCTCGGCGGCGGCAAGATCATCGACGTGACCAAGTACGCGGCGGCCCGAGTCGGGCTTCCGATGGTCGCGGTCGCCACGAACCTGTCGCACGACGGCATCTGCTCGCCGATCTCCACCCTCGACAACGACAACGGGCGCGGCTCCTACGGCGTGCCCACCCCGCTGGCGATCCTCATCGACCTGGACGTGATCCGGGAGGCGCCCGCGCGTTTCGTGCGCTCGGGCATCGGCGACGCGATCTCCAACCTCTCCGCGATCGCGGACTGGGAGCTCTCGCACCGCGAGACCGGGGAGCACGTCGACGGCCTGGCCGCCGCCATGGCGCGCAGCGCGGGCGAGGCGGTGCTGCGCCACCCCGGCACCGTCGGCGACGACGACTTCCTGGTCACCCTCTCCGAGGGCCTGGTCATGTCCGGCATCGCGATGTCGATCAGCGGCGACAGCCGGCCCTCCTCCGGTGCCTGCCACGAGATCAGCCACGCCTTCGACCTGCTCTTCCCGCAGCGCGCCGCGAGCCACGGCGAACAGTGCGGCCTGGGCGCCGCGTTCGCGATGCACCTGCGCGGCGCGGCCGAGCAGTCCGCCCTCATGGCCGAGGTGCTGCGCAGGCACGCCCTGCCGGTGACGGTGGAGGAACTCGGCTTCACCGTCGAGGAGTTCGTGCGGGCCGTGGAGTTCGCGCCGCAGACCCGGCCCGGCCGCTACACCATCCTCGAACACCTCGACCTGTCCACCGACCAGATCAGGGACGCGTACGCCGACTATGCCAAGACCATCCGTAGCTGA
- a CDS encoding glycosyltransferase family 2 protein encodes MGNRPAELRALLDSVAGQDGDRIEVVVVGNGAPVPEVPDGVRTVELPENLGIPGGRNVGIEAFGPSGGEMDVLLFLDDDGLLAHKDTAELCRQAFAADPELGIISFRIADPDTGVTQRRHVPRLRAADPMRSSRVTTFLGGANAVRTRVFAEVGALPGEFFYAHEETDLAWRALDAGWMIDYRADMVLHHPTTAPSRHAVYHRMVARNRVWLARRNLPAPLVPVYLGVWLLLTLARKPSGPALKAWFGGFKEGWATPCGPRRPMKWRTVFKLTRLGRPPVI; translated from the coding sequence ATGGGCAACCGCCCCGCCGAACTGCGCGCCCTGCTCGACTCGGTGGCCGGGCAGGACGGCGACCGGATCGAGGTCGTGGTGGTCGGCAACGGAGCCCCGGTCCCCGAGGTCCCCGACGGCGTACGCACCGTGGAGCTGCCGGAGAACCTGGGCATCCCGGGCGGTCGCAACGTCGGCATCGAGGCGTTCGGGCCCTCGGGCGGCGAGATGGACGTGCTGCTCTTCCTCGACGACGACGGGCTGCTCGCGCACAAGGACACCGCCGAGCTGTGCCGTCAGGCCTTCGCGGCCGACCCGGAGCTCGGCATCATCAGCTTCCGGATCGCCGACCCGGACACCGGCGTCACCCAGCGCCGCCACGTGCCGAGGCTGCGCGCCGCCGACCCGATGCGCTCCTCACGCGTGACGACCTTCCTCGGCGGCGCCAACGCCGTACGCACCCGGGTGTTCGCGGAGGTCGGGGCGCTGCCCGGCGAGTTCTTCTACGCGCACGAGGAAACCGACCTCGCCTGGCGGGCGCTGGACGCCGGCTGGATGATCGACTACCGCGCGGACATGGTCCTGCACCACCCGACGACCGCCCCGTCCCGGCACGCGGTCTACCACCGGATGGTGGCCCGCAACCGGGTCTGGCTGGCCCGGCGCAACCTGCCCGCGCCGCTCGTCCCGGTCTACCTCGGGGTCTGGCTGCTGCTGACCCTGGCGCGCAAGCCCTCGGGGCCGGCGCTCAAGGCCTGGTTCGGCGGTTTCAAGGAGGGCTGGGCGACGCCCTGCGGACCCCGCCGCCCCATGAAGTGGCGTACGGTCTTCAAGCTCACCCGGCTGGGCCGTCCCCCCGTCATCTGA
- a CDS encoding CDP-alcohol phosphatidyltransferase family protein: protein MPRPSVAELRPVVHPAGVKDRVSGEHWGGRLYMREISLRITRVLVTTKVTPNQLTYLMTLSGVLAAPALLVPGVWGAVLGVVAVQGYLLLDCVDGEVARWKKQFSLSGVYLDRVGAYLCDAAVLVGFGLRAADLWGPGRIDWLWAFLGTLAALGAILIKAETDLVGVARHQGGLPPVKDAAATPRSSGMALARRAAAGLKFHRLVLGIEASLLILVLAVADQVRGDLYFSRLGVAVLAGIALLQTLLHLVSILASSRLK, encoded by the coding sequence ATGCCAAGACCATCCGTAGCTGAGCTCCGCCCGGTCGTGCACCCGGCGGGTGTGAAGGACCGGGTCAGCGGCGAACACTGGGGCGGCCGCCTGTACATGCGCGAGATCTCCCTGCGCATCACCCGCGTCCTGGTCACCACCAAGGTCACGCCGAACCAGCTGACCTACCTGATGACGCTCAGCGGTGTCCTCGCCGCTCCGGCCCTGCTGGTGCCGGGCGTCTGGGGCGCCGTCCTCGGCGTCGTGGCCGTCCAGGGCTATCTGCTGCTCGACTGCGTCGACGGCGAAGTGGCGCGCTGGAAGAAGCAGTTCTCGCTCTCCGGGGTCTACCTCGACCGCGTCGGCGCCTACCTGTGCGACGCGGCGGTCCTGGTCGGCTTCGGCCTGCGCGCCGCCGACCTGTGGGGCCCCGGCCGCATCGACTGGCTGTGGGCCTTCCTCGGGACGCTCGCCGCGCTCGGCGCGATCCTGATCAAGGCCGAGACCGACCTCGTGGGCGTCGCCCGCCACCAGGGCGGCCTTCCGCCGGTCAAGGACGCGGCGGCCACCCCGCGCTCCTCGGGCATGGCGCTGGCCCGCCGGGCCGCCGCGGGCCTGAAGTTCCACCGCCTCGTCCTCGGCATCGAGGCGTCCCTGCTGATCCTGGTCCTCGCGGTCGCGGACCAGGTCCGGGGCGATCTGTACTTCTCGCGTCTTGGCGTCGCGGTGCTCGCCGGCATCGCGCTGCTCCAGACGCTGCTGCACCTCGTGTCCATCCTCGCGTCGAGCAGGCTGAAGTGA
- a CDS encoding ABC transporter permease: MSDTTLSPADLAAKHGLSVSGARPGLTAYIKQLWGRRHFILSFSSAKLTAQYSEAKLGQIWQVATPLLNALVYYFIFGVLMGTRKGIPNDVFIPFLVTGVFLFTFTQNSLMAGVRAISGNLGLVRALHFPRASLPISFALQQLQQLLFSMIVLMIVVVASGFTPGMTWPLIIPVLALQFVFNTGLALIFARLGAKTPDLAQLMPFIMRTWMYSSGVMFSITAVLHDKPSWLKHVLQVNPAAIYMDLARYALLDGYGGGSLPPHVWLLATAWAVVVGALGFVYFWKAEERYGRG, translated from the coding sequence GTGAGTGACACAACCCTGTCCCCGGCGGACCTCGCCGCCAAGCACGGGCTGTCGGTGAGCGGTGCCCGACCCGGGCTCACCGCTTACATCAAGCAGCTGTGGGGCCGGCGCCACTTCATCCTGTCGTTCTCGTCGGCCAAGCTGACCGCGCAGTACAGCGAGGCGAAACTCGGCCAGATCTGGCAGGTGGCGACGCCCCTGCTGAACGCGCTGGTCTACTACTTCATCTTCGGCGTGCTCATGGGAACGCGGAAGGGCATCCCCAACGACGTCTTCATCCCGTTCCTGGTGACCGGCGTGTTCCTGTTCACCTTCACGCAGAACTCGCTGATGGCGGGCGTACGGGCGATCTCGGGCAACCTGGGCCTGGTGCGGGCGCTGCACTTCCCGCGCGCCTCGCTGCCCATCTCCTTCGCGCTCCAGCAGCTCCAGCAGCTGCTGTTCTCGATGATCGTCCTGATGATCGTGGTGGTCGCCTCCGGCTTCACCCCGGGCATGACCTGGCCGCTGATCATCCCGGTGCTGGCGCTCCAGTTCGTCTTCAACACCGGCCTGGCGCTGATCTTCGCGCGGCTCGGCGCCAAGACGCCGGACCTCGCGCAGCTGATGCCGTTCATCATGCGGACCTGGATGTATTCGTCCGGCGTGATGTTCAGCATCACCGCGGTGCTCCACGACAAGCCGAGCTGGCTCAAGCACGTCCTCCAGGTGAACCCCGCCGCGATCTACATGGATCTGGCGCGCTACGCCCTGCTGGACGGTTACGGCGGCGGGTCCCTGCCCCCGCACGTCTGGCTGCTCGCGACCGCCTGGGCCGTGGTCGTCGGCGCCCTGGGATTCGTGTACTTCTGGAAGGCTGAGGAGCGTTATGGCCGTGGCTGA
- a CDS encoding DUF5941 domain-containing protein, whose protein sequence is MSTAILTGPPVPGSQLGDDLRALGFDVQNASLPDDLPRLLAEVPAGERVALVDPRFLGHLHALRLALTDPRFPAASVPGALAVQAEARPALARALTGAPAAPAAQVRTAAVLTDGVAAALEADGVAVHHPELGSLIATVPADESAAAAASRAVSAVDDEAVRLRNAVKSRDGFFTTHFISPYSRYIARWCARRGLTPNQVTTASLITALIAAGCAATGTRGGYVAAGVLLIVSFVLDCTDGQLARYSLQYSTMGAWLDATFDRAKEYAYYAGLALGAARGGDDVWALALGAMVLQTCRHVVDFSFNEAHVVGTDASANTSPTAALSGKLDAVGWTVWVRRMIVLPIGERWAMIAVLTAATTPRVVFYALLIGCSFAACYTTAGRVLRSVSRRAPRTDRAARALADLADSGPLAQLVAAKAPRIPGAPVVAAVGAAALIAAALTQPVGSRRTIVAAVLYAVLSGLAVSRPLKGALDWLVPPLFRVAEYSTVLILAARSDVDGALPAAFGLVSAVAYHHYDTVYRIKGGSGAPPQWLVRVIGGQEGRTLVVTVLAAVLATRATDFTLALTVLAAVIALVVLVESIRFWVSSGAPAVHDEGETA, encoded by the coding sequence CTGTCCACCGCCATCCTTACCGGTCCGCCGGTGCCCGGATCGCAGCTCGGAGACGATCTGCGCGCGCTGGGATTCGACGTACAGAACGCCTCGCTCCCCGACGATCTGCCCCGCCTGCTCGCCGAGGTGCCGGCCGGTGAACGCGTCGCGCTGGTCGACCCGCGCTTCCTCGGCCACCTCCACGCCCTGCGCCTGGCGCTGACCGACCCGCGCTTCCCGGCCGCCTCGGTGCCGGGCGCCCTGGCCGTCCAGGCCGAGGCACGCCCCGCGCTCGCCCGCGCCCTGACCGGGGCACCTGCGGCGCCCGCCGCCCAGGTCCGTACGGCTGCCGTGCTCACCGACGGCGTCGCCGCCGCCCTGGAGGCCGACGGGGTCGCGGTGCACCACCCCGAGCTCGGCTCGCTGATCGCGACCGTCCCCGCCGACGAGAGCGCCGCGGCCGCCGCGAGCCGGGCCGTGAGCGCCGTCGACGACGAGGCCGTGCGCCTGCGCAACGCCGTCAAGTCCCGCGACGGCTTCTTCACCACCCACTTCATCAGCCCCTACTCCCGCTACATCGCCCGCTGGTGCGCCCGCCGGGGGCTCACCCCCAACCAGGTCACCACCGCCTCGCTGATCACCGCGTTGATCGCGGCCGGCTGCGCGGCGACCGGGACCAGGGGCGGCTATGTCGCGGCCGGAGTGCTGCTGATCGTCTCGTTCGTCCTGGACTGCACCGACGGTCAGCTCGCCCGCTACTCGCTCCAGTACTCGACGATGGGCGCCTGGCTCGACGCCACCTTCGACCGCGCCAAGGAGTACGCCTACTACGCGGGCCTCGCGCTCGGCGCGGCCCGCGGCGGCGACGACGTATGGGCGCTGGCGCTCGGCGCGATGGTCCTCCAGACCTGCCGCCACGTCGTGGACTTCTCCTTCAACGAGGCACACGTCGTCGGCACGGACGCGTCCGCCAACACCAGCCCCACCGCGGCCCTCTCCGGCAAGCTCGACGCGGTCGGCTGGACGGTGTGGGTGCGCCGCATGATCGTGCTGCCGATCGGTGAGCGCTGGGCGATGATCGCCGTGCTGACCGCCGCCACCACGCCCCGCGTCGTCTTCTACGCCCTGCTCATCGGCTGCTCCTTCGCCGCCTGCTACACCACCGCGGGCCGCGTCCTGCGCTCGGTGAGCCGCCGCGCCCCCCGCACCGACCGCGCCGCCCGGGCACTCGCCGACCTCGCCGACAGCGGGCCCCTCGCCCAGCTCGTCGCCGCGAAGGCGCCGCGGATCCCGGGTGCGCCGGTGGTCGCGGCCGTCGGAGCCGCCGCGCTGATCGCCGCCGCCCTGACCCAGCCCGTCGGCAGCCGCCGGACGATCGTCGCCGCCGTCCTGTACGCGGTCCTCTCCGGCCTCGCCGTCTCCCGCCCCCTCAAGGGCGCCCTCGACTGGCTCGTACCGCCACTCTTCCGGGTGGCCGAGTACAGCACGGTCCTCATCCTCGCGGCCCGCTCGGACGTGGACGGGGCCCTTCCCGCGGCCTTCGGGCTCGTCTCCGCGGTCGCCTACCATCACTACGACACGGTCTACCGCATCAAGGGCGGCTCCGGCGCGCCGCCGCAGTGGCTGGTGCGGGTGATCGGCGGCCAGGAGGGCCGCACGCTCGTGGTGACGGTGCTGGCCGCCGTCCTCGCCACGCGAGCCACCGACTTCACCCTGGCGCTCACCGTCCTCGCGGCGGTCATCGCGCTCGTGGTGCTCGTGGAGTCCATCCGGTTCTGGGTGTCCTCCGGAGCACCTGCCGTACATGACGAAGGAGAAACAGCATGA
- a CDS encoding polyprenyl synthetase family protein: MTVSSTGTRGETVPTVPSASANPAVDAVDVTALLERGRALSTPELRAAVDRLAAPMDTVAAYHFGWIDAQGRPADGDGGKAVRPALALLSAEAAGAAAEVGVPGAVAVELVHNFSLLHDDLMDGDEQRRHRDTVWKVHGPAQAILVGDALFALANEVLLELGTVEAGRATRRLTTATRKLIDGQAQDISYEHRERVTVEECLEMEGNKTGALLACAVSIGAVLGGADDRTADTLEAYGYHLGLAFQAVDDLLGIWGDPDATGKQTWSDLRQRKKSLPVVAALAAGGPASTRLGELLAADAKSNDFDSFSEAEFATRAALIEEAGGREWTSQEARRQHTIAIEALGAVDMPEKVRAQLTALADFVVVRKR; encoded by the coding sequence ATGACTGTCAGCAGTACTGGAACAAGAGGAGAGACTGTGCCGACTGTGCCTTCGGCTTCGGCGAATCCGGCTGTGGACGCCGTGGACGTCACCGCCCTGCTGGAGCGGGGGCGCGCGCTGTCGACTCCGGAGCTGCGCGCGGCCGTCGACCGGCTCGCGGCTCCCATGGACACCGTCGCCGCCTACCACTTCGGGTGGATCGACGCCCAGGGGCGTCCGGCGGACGGCGACGGCGGCAAGGCCGTCCGGCCCGCGCTCGCCCTGCTCTCCGCCGAGGCGGCCGGCGCCGCCGCCGAGGTCGGTGTTCCCGGGGCGGTCGCCGTGGAACTCGTGCACAACTTCTCGCTGTTGCACGACGACCTCATGGACGGCGACGAGCAGCGCCGCCACCGCGACACCGTGTGGAAGGTGCACGGCCCGGCCCAGGCGATCCTCGTCGGAGACGCCCTGTTCGCCCTCGCCAACGAGGTCCTGCTGGAACTCGGCACCGTCGAGGCGGGCCGCGCCACCCGCCGACTCACCACCGCCACCCGGAAGTTGATCGACGGTCAGGCCCAGGACATCTCCTACGAGCACCGCGAGCGGGTCACCGTCGAGGAGTGCCTGGAGATGGAGGGCAACAAGACGGGTGCGCTGCTCGCCTGCGCCGTGTCCATCGGTGCGGTCCTCGGCGGCGCCGACGACCGCACGGCCGACACCCTGGAGGCGTACGGCTACCACCTCGGCCTCGCCTTCCAGGCCGTCGACGACCTGCTCGGCATCTGGGGCGACCCCGACGCCACGGGCAAGCAGACCTGGAGCGACCTGCGCCAGCGCAAGAAGTCCCTGCCGGTCGTCGCCGCGCTCGCCGCGGGCGGCCCGGCCTCGACGCGTCTGGGCGAGCTGCTCGCCGCCGACGCCAAGAGCAACGACTTCGACAGCTTCTCCGAGGCCGAGTTCGCCACCCGCGCGGCCCTCATCGAGGAGGCCGGCGGCCGTGAGTGGACCTCCCAGGAGGCCCGCAGGCAGCACACCATCGCGATCGAGGCACTCGGCGCGGTCGACATGCCGGAAAAGGTCCGCGCGCAGCTCACCGCGCTCGCGGACTTCGTCGTCGTCCGAAAGAGATGA
- a CDS encoding sugar phosphate nucleotidyltransferase yields MIGLVLAAGAGRRLRPYTDTLPKALVPVDGDTTVLDIALKNFAEVGLTEVAVVVGYRKEAVYARKEALEAKYGVTITLIDNDKAEEWNNAYSLWCAREVLKRGVILANGDTVHPVSVEKTLLAARGQGQKIILALDTVKSLADEEMKVITAEGKGVQRITKLMDPADATGEYIGVTLIEAEAAEELADALKATFERDPDLYYEDGYQELVSRGFTVDVAPIGEVSWVEIDNHDDLAKGREIACQY; encoded by the coding sequence ATGATTGGCCTCGTACTGGCAGCCGGTGCCGGACGCCGTCTGCGCCCCTACACCGACACGCTTCCGAAGGCCCTCGTGCCTGTCGACGGTGACACCACCGTCCTGGACATCGCGCTGAAGAACTTCGCCGAGGTCGGCCTCACCGAAGTCGCCGTCGTGGTCGGCTACCGCAAGGAAGCCGTGTACGCCCGCAAGGAGGCCCTGGAGGCCAAGTACGGCGTCACGATCACGCTGATCGACAACGACAAGGCCGAGGAGTGGAACAACGCCTACTCCCTGTGGTGCGCCCGTGAGGTCCTCAAGCGCGGTGTGATCCTCGCCAACGGCGACACGGTCCACCCCGTCTCCGTCGAGAAGACCCTGCTGGCCGCGCGCGGCCAGGGCCAGAAGATCATCCTCGCCCTCGACACGGTGAAGTCCCTCGCCGACGAGGAGATGAAGGTCATCACCGCCGAGGGCAAGGGCGTTCAGCGCATCACCAAGCTGATGGACCCCGCCGACGCCACCGGCGAGTACATCGGCGTCACGCTCATCGAGGCGGAGGCCGCCGAGGAGCTCGCGGACGCCCTGAAGGCCACCTTCGAGCGCGACCCCGACCTCTACTACGAGGACGGCTACCAGGAGCTCGTGAGCCGCGGCTTCACCGTCGACGTGGCCCCCATCGGCGAGGTGTCGTGGGTCGAGATCGACAACCACGACGACCTGGCGAAGGGCCGTGAGATCGCGTGCCAGTACTGA
- the hpnD gene encoding presqualene diphosphate synthase HpnD encodes MSRTVEAQAPVSAPVQAAYSYCEAVTGQQARNFAYGIRLLPTDKRQAMSALYAFSRRVDDIGDGTLAEDAKQTRLEETRALLGRIRDGAVDEDDTDPVAVALTDAARRFPIPLEGLDELIDGVLMDVHGESYETWDDLKVYCRCVAGAIGRLSLGVFGTQPGAQGSERAAEYADTLGLALQLTNILRDVREDAGNGRTYLPADDLAKFGCSTGFNSPVAPPGSDFAGLVHFEVRRARALFAEGYRLLPMLDRRSGACVAAMAGIYRRLLDRIERDPEAVLRGRVSLPGREKAYVAVRGLSGLDTRTVSRQSARRRA; translated from the coding sequence GTGAGCCGGACAGTGGAGGCACAGGCACCCGTGTCCGCACCGGTACAGGCCGCATACAGCTATTGCGAGGCCGTGACCGGGCAGCAGGCGCGCAATTTCGCCTACGGCATCAGGCTGCTGCCGACCGACAAGCGGCAGGCGATGTCGGCGCTGTACGCGTTCTCGCGCCGGGTCGACGACATCGGTGACGGCACGCTCGCCGAGGACGCCAAGCAGACGCGCCTTGAGGAGACCCGGGCGCTGCTCGGGCGGATCCGCGACGGCGCGGTCGACGAGGACGACACCGACCCGGTCGCGGTGGCGCTCACGGACGCGGCGCGACGCTTCCCGATCCCGCTCGAAGGCCTCGACGAACTCATCGACGGCGTCCTCATGGACGTCCACGGCGAGAGCTACGAGACGTGGGACGACCTGAAGGTGTACTGCCGGTGTGTCGCGGGCGCCATCGGGCGGCTCTCGCTCGGCGTGTTCGGCACCCAGCCCGGGGCGCAGGGCAGCGAACGCGCCGCGGAGTACGCCGACACGCTGGGGCTCGCACTCCAACTCACCAACATCCTCAGGGACGTTCGCGAGGACGCCGGAAACGGGCGGACGTATCTGCCCGCCGACGACCTCGCCAAGTTCGGCTGCTCCACGGGTTTCAACAGCCCCGTGGCGCCGCCCGGTTCGGACTTCGCCGGGCTCGTCCACTTCGAAGTCCGGCGCGCCCGGGCCTTGTTCGCGGAGGGCTACCGGCTGCTTCCCATGCTGGACCGGCGCAGCGGGGCCTGCGTGGCGGCCATGGCCGGCATCTACCGGCGCCTGCTCGACCGCATCGAACGCGACCCCGAGGCCGTGCTGCGCGGGCGGGTCTCGCTGCCCGGGCGGGAGAAGGCGTACGTCGCGGTACGCGGTCTGTCGGGGCTCGACACGCGCACCGTCTCCCGGCAGTCCGCCAGGAGGCGCGCCTGA
- the hpnE gene encoding hydroxysqualene dehydroxylase HpnE produces MNDAQSPRAVVVGGGLAGITAALELADAGLDVTLVEGRPRLGGLAFSFRRGELTVDNGQHVYLRCCTAYSWFLDRVDGAELAPVQDRLDVPVLDVAHPRGPRLGRLRRDALPVPLHLARSLATYPHLSLAERASVGRAALALKKLDPADPALDGVDFATWLGRHGQSGRTIEALWDLVGVATLNATAPHASLGLAAMVFKTGLLSEAGAADIGWARVPLGHLHDTLARKALDAAGVRVGTRTKAESISRTGHGSWQVRAGGETLDAEVVVLAVPQKETHDLLPDGALDDPGRLLDIKTAPILNVHVVYDRKVLKQPFFAALGSPVQWVFDRTDSSGLTGQGQYLALSQSDAGDEIELPVAELRARYLPELEKLLPAARGAEILDFFVTRERTATFAPTPGVGRLRPSARTRADGLYLAGAWTATGWPATMEGAVRSGFSAAGAALAALGRPHVHPLQEAA; encoded by the coding sequence ATGAACGACGCGCAGTCCCCACGCGCGGTGGTGGTCGGCGGCGGGCTCGCCGGCATCACCGCGGCGCTCGAACTGGCCGACGCGGGCCTGGACGTGACCTTGGTCGAAGGCCGCCCGCGCCTCGGCGGCCTCGCGTTCTCCTTCCGCCGCGGCGAGCTCACCGTGGACAACGGCCAGCACGTCTATCTGCGCTGCTGCACCGCCTACAGCTGGTTCCTCGACCGGGTCGACGGGGCCGAACTCGCCCCGGTCCAGGACCGGTTGGACGTCCCCGTCCTCGATGTCGCCCACCCCCGCGGCCCCCGGCTCGGCCGGCTGCGCCGCGACGCGCTGCCCGTGCCGCTGCACCTCGCGCGCAGCCTGGCGACCTATCCCCACCTCTCGCTCGCCGAGCGGGCCTCCGTCGGGCGCGCCGCGCTCGCCCTGAAGAAGCTCGACCCGGCCGATCCCGCCCTGGACGGCGTGGACTTCGCGACCTGGCTCGGCCGGCACGGTCAGTCCGGGCGCACCATCGAGGCGCTGTGGGACCTGGTGGGCGTCGCGACCCTCAACGCCACCGCGCCGCACGCCTCGCTGGGCCTCGCCGCCATGGTCTTCAAGACCGGGCTGCTCTCCGAGGCGGGCGCCGCCGACATCGGCTGGGCCCGGGTGCCGCTCGGCCATCTGCACGACACGCTGGCCCGCAAGGCCCTCGACGCGGCGGGTGTACGCGTCGGGACGCGTACCAAAGCCGAGTCCATCTCCCGTACCGGACACGGGAGTTGGCAGGTACGGGCGGGCGGCGAGACGCTGGACGCCGAGGTCGTCGTGCTCGCCGTACCGCAGAAGGAGACCCACGACCTGCTGCCCGACGGCGCCCTCGACGACCCGGGCCGGCTGCTCGACATCAAGACCGCGCCGATCCTCAACGTGCACGTCGTCTACGACCGCAAGGTGCTGAAGCAGCCCTTCTTCGCCGCGCTCGGCAGCCCCGTGCAGTGGGTCTTCGACCGTACGGACTCCTCGGGCCTCACCGGCCAGGGGCAGTATCTGGCCCTCTCGCAGTCGGACGCCGGGGACGAGATCGAGCTGCCGGTGGCCGAACTGCGCGCCCGCTATCTGCCCGAGCTGGAAAAGCTGTTGCCCGCGGCGCGCGGCGCGGAGATCCTCGACTTCTTCGTCACCCGGGAGCGGACGGCGACGTTCGCCCCCACCCCCGGCGTCGGACGGTTGCGGCCGTCGGCGCGGACCCGAGCGGACGGCCTGTACCTGGCCGGCGCGTGGACCGCGACCGGCTGGCCCGCGACCATGGAAGGCGCCGTGCGCAGCGGCTTCAGCGCCGCCGGCGCCGCGCTCGCAGCCCTTGGCCGCCCCCACGTTCATCCGCTTCAGGAGGCGGCATGA
- a CDS encoding ABC transporter ATP-binding protein: protein MAVAEDIKDRVAVEDARIPTVICDDVHIVYTVNGGGGGRGSATAALSRIVKRDKTGGAGRGMRRVHAVKGVSFTAYRGEAIGLIGSNGSGKSTLLRAIAGLLPPESGRVYTDGQPSLLGVNAALMNDLTGERNVILGGLAMGMSREEVKERYEEIVDFSGINDKGDFISLPMRTYSSGMAARLRFSIAAAKDHDVLMIDEALATGDRQFQIRSEERIRELRKHAGTVFLVSHSIGSIRDTCDRVLWLERGELLMDGPTDEVVKAYQKESGR from the coding sequence ATGGCCGTGGCTGAGGACATCAAGGACCGCGTCGCCGTCGAGGACGCGCGCATTCCCACCGTCATCTGCGACGACGTGCACATCGTGTACACCGTCAACGGCGGCGGGGGCGGGCGGGGCAGCGCCACCGCGGCCCTGTCGCGCATCGTGAAGCGGGACAAGACCGGCGGGGCCGGCCGGGGCATGCGGCGGGTGCACGCGGTCAAGGGCGTGTCGTTCACCGCCTACCGGGGCGAGGCGATCGGCCTGATCGGCTCCAACGGCTCCGGCAAGTCGACCCTGCTGCGCGCCATCGCGGGGCTGCTGCCGCCCGAGAGCGGCCGGGTCTACACCGACGGCCAGCCCTCGCTCCTCGGCGTCAACGCGGCGCTGATGAACGACCTCACCGGCGAGCGCAACGTGATCCTCGGCGGCCTCGCCATGGGCATGTCGCGCGAGGAGGTCAAGGAGCGCTACGAGGAGATCGTCGACTTCTCCGGCATCAACGACAAGGGCGACTTCATCTCCCTTCCGATGCGGACGTACTCCTCCGGCATGGCGGCCCGCCTGCGGTTCTCCATCGCCGCCGCCAAGGACCACGACGTCCTCATGATCGACGAGGCGCTCGCCACCGGTGACCGCCAGTTCCAGATCCGCTCCGAGGAGCGGATCAGGGAGCTGCGCAAGCACGCCGGAACCGTGTTCCTGGTGAGCCACAGCATCGGCTCCATCCGGGACACCTGCGACCGCGTGCTGTGGCTGGAGCGCGGCGAGCTCCTCATGGACGGGCCGACCGACGAGGTCGTCAAGGCCTATCAGAAGGAGTCCGGCCGCTGA